One stretch of Alcaligenes faecalis DNA includes these proteins:
- the trmB gene encoding tRNA (guanosine(46)-N7)-methyltransferase TrmB produces MTSSNEKPSLLSPNVANSNSGETHIRSFVHRRAHITPSQEQALARLLPQWSVTYRDGILKPETLYGNDNPLILEIGFGMGETTQKIAQARPDDNFLGVEVFNAGVGALLKRIDDNQISNIRIIQHDAVEVVRDMIAPASLAGIHIYFPDPWPKKRHHKRRLVQSPFIQLLTSRLKPGGYIHCATDWENYAEQMLEVLSAEPMLSNTHEGYAPRPDFRPLTKFENRGLRLGHGVWDLIFTRNDTPTPELNWPKKDQ; encoded by the coding sequence ATGACCTCCAGCAACGAAAAACCATCCCTGCTGTCGCCCAATGTCGCGAACAGCAATTCCGGCGAGACCCATATCCGTAGCTTTGTTCATCGGCGTGCGCACATTACGCCCAGCCAGGAACAAGCCTTGGCGCGCCTGCTGCCCCAGTGGTCGGTGACATATCGCGACGGCATTCTCAAGCCCGAAACCCTGTACGGCAATGACAACCCCCTGATTCTGGAAATCGGTTTTGGCATGGGTGAAACCACCCAGAAAATTGCCCAGGCTCGTCCCGACGACAACTTCCTGGGTGTGGAAGTGTTCAACGCCGGTGTCGGCGCTTTGCTCAAGCGTATTGATGACAACCAGATCAGCAATATCCGCATCATCCAGCATGACGCGGTGGAAGTGGTGCGCGACATGATCGCCCCGGCCTCGCTGGCTGGCATTCACATCTACTTCCCGGACCCCTGGCCCAAAAAGCGCCATCACAAGCGCCGTCTGGTGCAATCGCCCTTTATTCAGCTGCTGACCAGCCGTCTGAAACCCGGTGGCTACATTCACTGCGCCACCGACTGGGAAAACTACGCCGAACAAATGCTGGAAGTGCTGTCCGCCGAGCCCATGCTCAGCAACACACACGAAGGCTACGCCCCCCGCCCTGACTTCCGTCCACTGACCAAGTTCGAGAACCGTGGGCTGCGTCTGGGTCATGGCGTGTGGGATCTGATCTTCACCCGCAACGACACCCCTACTCCTGAACTGAACTGGCCCAAGAAAGACCAATGA
- a CDS encoding DUF72 domain-containing protein encodes MQEDLFGDAIPQPPASKPAAPSRRKITKVSLAASALELSDLAAQLPETLRFGVSTWSYPGWEGLIWDGEYESNILSKHGLEAYHQHPLMRTVCVDRTFWRPLTVTQYSAYAAQVDEDFRFVVKCPSMITDAQVRDEQGKVRKSNPDFLDIRLAVEQFVQPAVEGLRDKLGVLVFQLSPLSWGWLNRPAELFDKLGQMLAAAREALPQGSQVVLAVEVRDPELLTQDLVDTLKANGATFCLGLHGKMPPIEEQLPVLRALWPGPLVCRWNLNREFGAYGYADAQKKHTPFDAIVSEDLHTRTVLARTIRGITGAGQAAYVTISNDAEGCAPLSIQRLAQLIAAQEK; translated from the coding sequence ATGCAAGAAGATCTTTTCGGCGATGCCATTCCTCAGCCTCCCGCTTCAAAGCCCGCCGCTCCCTCCCGACGCAAAATCACCAAAGTCAGCCTTGCTGCTTCCGCGCTGGAGCTAAGCGATCTGGCGGCTCAGCTTCCAGAGACCTTGCGCTTCGGTGTCTCCACCTGGTCCTACCCTGGTTGGGAAGGCTTGATCTGGGATGGTGAATACGAGTCGAACATCTTGTCCAAGCACGGTCTGGAGGCTTATCACCAGCATCCTTTGATGCGTACGGTCTGTGTCGATCGCACTTTCTGGCGTCCTTTGACGGTCACGCAGTATTCCGCCTACGCCGCGCAGGTGGATGAGGACTTCCGTTTCGTCGTGAAATGCCCGTCCATGATTACGGACGCCCAGGTTCGTGACGAGCAAGGCAAGGTGCGCAAATCAAATCCGGACTTCCTGGATATTCGTCTGGCGGTAGAGCAGTTTGTGCAGCCTGCGGTCGAGGGTTTGCGTGACAAGCTGGGCGTGCTGGTCTTCCAGTTAAGTCCGCTGTCCTGGGGCTGGTTGAATCGTCCGGCAGAATTGTTCGACAAGTTGGGGCAGATGCTGGCGGCAGCGCGTGAGGCTTTGCCACAGGGGTCACAAGTGGTGCTTGCGGTAGAGGTGCGTGATCCGGAGCTGTTGACTCAAGATCTTGTCGATACGCTCAAGGCCAATGGCGCGACGTTTTGTCTGGGTTTGCACGGCAAGATGCCGCCGATTGAGGAGCAGTTGCCTGTATTGCGCGCCTTGTGGCCGGGACCCTTGGTGTGTCGCTGGAACTTGAATCGGGAGTTTGGTGCTTACGGCTATGCCGATGCTCAGAAAAAGCACACCCCGTTCGATGCCATTGTCAGCGAGGATTTGCATACCCGCACTGTGCTGGCGCGCACGATTCGTGGGATTACGGGGGCAGGGCAGGCGGCTTATGTGACGATCAGCAATGATGCGGAAGGCTGTGCGCCGCTCTCCATCCAGCGTTTGGCGCAGCTGATTGCGGCGCAAGAAAAGTAG
- a CDS encoding cysteine hydrolase family protein, producing MAIQIDQINPGSTAVIVIDMQNDFIAPGAPLETPMGMELMPRLQKLLGHARKTGMEVIFTAHAHRRNGCDMGLFGEIYPPIQNQVGLVDETTGIDIYPEVAPQGDEVVIKKHRYSAFFGTDLDIILRTRKIDTVVITGVTTENCCHATARDAMFHGYKVAFISDATGTYNYPDTGFGAIPAEEVHRVTLGVLAVSTAHVMTTDELIQKTR from the coding sequence ATGGCTATTCAGATTGATCAAATCAATCCCGGCAGCACGGCGGTCATTGTGATCGACATGCAAAACGACTTCATCGCACCCGGCGCCCCGCTGGAAACGCCCATGGGCATGGAACTGATGCCCCGCCTGCAAAAACTGCTGGGCCATGCCCGTAAAACCGGCATGGAAGTGATCTTCACCGCCCACGCCCACCGCCGCAACGGCTGCGATATGGGCCTGTTCGGGGAAATTTACCCTCCGATCCAAAACCAGGTGGGACTGGTCGATGAGACGACTGGCATTGATATCTACCCCGAAGTGGCTCCACAGGGGGACGAGGTCGTTATCAAGAAGCATCGGTACAGCGCGTTCTTTGGCACCGACCTGGACATCATCCTGCGTACCCGCAAGATCGACACGGTGGTAATCACTGGTGTAACCACCGAGAACTGCTGCCACGCTACAGCCCGCGACGCCATGTTCCATGGCTACAAAGTGGCTTTTATCTCTGATGCGACCGGCACCTACAACTACCCGGATACGGGCTTTGGGGCGATCCCGGCTGAAGAAGTGCACCGCGTCACCCTGGGGGTGTTGGCGGTGTCCACAGCGCATGTCATGACGACGGATGAGCTGATTCAGAAAACCAGGTAA
- a CDS encoding helix-turn-helix domain-containing protein, translating into MTAIIAVKPGDSFEHWHEVTCRQFSHTECSQIARPQFQARVTLNSVGGLGLSSIWSATPQGEAIRVNRRQADIRKDQRDCFMLWLMLDGHIQLSQDGRYVRLGTGDLVLQDQSRPFDLELGPLAHAAMVMIPRPLLATRLPFVGNLAARRIAANSRLGPMAGALVKQLLGMGETAENGMDQRVTASVLDIFSAVFESEASTLSLASRQERRLEQVQAYIRAHLHEDALDVEQIARASSMATRTLYRLFAQEATTPMQWLWEQRLIQSYRLLEEGKHKRVTEVAMACGFKDLSHFSRLFQARFAQSPSTLGYVVRS; encoded by the coding sequence ATGACAGCGATCATAGCGGTCAAGCCCGGAGACAGCTTTGAACACTGGCACGAGGTCACTTGTAGACAGTTTTCACACACCGAGTGCAGCCAGATTGCCCGACCCCAGTTTCAGGCGCGGGTCACCCTCAATAGCGTTGGTGGTTTGGGCCTGAGCAGCATCTGGTCTGCCACCCCTCAGGGGGAGGCCATACGCGTCAATAGACGGCAGGCCGATATTCGTAAGGATCAGCGCGACTGCTTCATGTTGTGGCTCATGCTGGATGGCCATATTCAGCTGAGCCAGGACGGACGCTATGTCCGCCTGGGAACGGGGGATCTGGTCCTTCAGGATCAGTCGCGGCCTTTTGATCTGGAGCTGGGGCCCTTGGCCCATGCGGCCATGGTCATGATTCCGCGCCCCTTGCTGGCAACGCGTCTGCCCTTCGTAGGGAATCTGGCTGCGCGTCGTATTGCTGCCAACTCGCGTCTGGGTCCGATGGCGGGGGCTTTGGTCAAGCAACTGCTTGGTATGGGTGAAACGGCAGAGAACGGCATGGATCAGCGTGTGACGGCTTCGGTGCTGGACATCTTTTCTGCGGTATTCGAGTCCGAAGCCTCCACGCTTTCTCTGGCCAGTCGTCAGGAGCGGCGTCTGGAACAGGTCCAGGCTTATATACGGGCGCACCTGCATGAGGACGCGCTGGATGTGGAGCAAATTGCCCGTGCTTCGTCCATGGCGACTCGCACTCTATATCGGCTTTTTGCACAAGAAGCGACAACCCCCATGCAATGGCTGTGGGAGCAGCGTTTGATCCAGAGCTACCGCTTGTTGGAGGAGGGAAAGCACAAGCGGGTGACCGAGGTGGCCATGGCTTGTGGCTTCAAGGATCTCTCCCATTTCAGCCGTCTGTTTCAGGCACGATTTGCGCAATCCCCCTCGACGCTAGGATATGTGGTCAGGTCTTGA
- a CDS encoding helix-turn-helix transcriptional regulator, with protein MKNRLRVLRAEANWTQADLAERLGVSRQAVNALETGKHAPSLDLAFKISALFEQAVEEVFENPYREP; from the coding sequence ATGAAAAACCGATTGCGTGTATTGCGGGCTGAGGCGAACTGGACGCAGGCAGATTTGGCAGAGCGTTTGGGCGTGTCCCGGCAGGCGGTGAATGCGCTGGAAACGGGCAAACATGCGCCATCCCTGGATCTGGCATTCAAGATCAGTGCCTTGTTCGAGCAGGCTGTAGAAGAGGTTTTCGAGAACCCATATCGGGAACCCTGA
- a CDS encoding SDR family oxidoreductase — translation MAKHSIKGKTVLIAGGAKNLGGLIARDLAEQGARAIAIHYNSDSSKADAEATVKAIQAAGAQAVAFQADLRSASAMEKLFKDTVAAIGRPDIAINTVGKVLKKSLTEVSEAEYEEMSDINSKTAFFFLKEAGKHVQDNGKVCTLVTSLLGAFTPFYAAYAGTKAPVEHYTRAAAKEYGARGISVTAVGPGPMDTPFFYPAEGEDAVAYHKTAAALSPYSRTGLTDIEDVVPFIRHLVSDGWWITGQTILINGGYTTK, via the coding sequence ATGGCAAAGCACAGCATCAAAGGTAAAACCGTTCTGATTGCAGGCGGGGCAAAGAATCTGGGTGGCCTGATCGCCCGCGACCTGGCAGAACAAGGGGCGCGCGCCATTGCCATTCACTACAACAGCGACAGCTCCAAAGCGGATGCTGAAGCCACCGTCAAAGCCATCCAGGCCGCTGGCGCACAAGCCGTCGCCTTCCAGGCCGACTTGCGTTCGGCCAGCGCCATGGAAAAACTGTTCAAGGATACCGTCGCCGCAATTGGCCGCCCCGATATCGCCATCAACACGGTCGGCAAGGTACTGAAAAAATCACTGACCGAAGTCAGCGAAGCCGAGTACGAGGAGATGAGCGACATCAACTCCAAAACCGCTTTTTTCTTCCTGAAAGAAGCCGGCAAGCATGTGCAAGACAATGGCAAAGTCTGCACCCTGGTCACATCCTTACTGGGTGCATTCACCCCGTTTTACGCCGCGTATGCGGGCACCAAAGCGCCGGTAGAACACTACACCCGCGCCGCTGCCAAAGAGTATGGCGCACGCGGTATTTCCGTGACGGCAGTAGGTCCTGGCCCTATGGATACGCCCTTCTTCTATCCAGCCGAAGGCGAGGACGCCGTGGCCTATCACAAGACGGCTGCCGCCCTGTCGCCCTACTCCAGGACCGGGCTGACAGACATTGAAGATGTGGTGCCCTTTATCCGTCATCTGGTCAGCGATGGCTGGTGGATTACCGGCCAGACCATTCTGATCAACGGTGGTTACACCACCAAGTAA
- a CDS encoding LysR family transcriptional regulator: MDRIDLFRIFTRVVECANFTRAADTLGMPRSSVSAAIQELEGRVGARLLNRTTRKVTVTQDGAAFYERCLRVIADVQDTENLFRQASVGPSGTIKVDVPGRVGRLIVAPALPEFLERYPHVHVHLGVTDREVNLIEEQVDCVLRVGPLSDSGLIARKMGSLPLINVASPAYLARYGMPQTPADLENHQVVRYASPTSERVAPWEWMEQDKRQVLDLPGRVTVNNAEAYIACCLSGLGLIQIPAYDVQAHLQAGELVEVLPDHRAAPMPMSLLYLHRQHLSRRFQVFADWLETLLRHSALE, translated from the coding sequence ATGGACCGCATTGACCTGTTTCGCATCTTTACGCGGGTCGTGGAGTGCGCCAATTTCACCCGTGCAGCGGATACCTTGGGTATGCCGCGCTCTTCAGTGTCGGCGGCCATTCAGGAATTGGAGGGGCGAGTGGGTGCGCGCTTGCTGAATCGCACCACGCGCAAAGTGACGGTCACTCAAGATGGGGCAGCGTTTTACGAGCGTTGCCTGCGCGTGATTGCCGATGTGCAGGACACCGAGAACCTGTTTCGCCAGGCCAGTGTGGGGCCCAGCGGCACGATCAAGGTGGATGTGCCGGGGCGGGTAGGTCGCCTGATTGTGGCGCCTGCATTGCCCGAGTTTCTGGAGCGCTATCCGCATGTCCATGTGCATCTGGGCGTGACGGACCGCGAGGTGAATTTGATCGAAGAGCAGGTGGATTGTGTGCTGCGGGTGGGGCCCTTAAGTGATTCGGGCCTGATCGCCAGGAAAATGGGCAGCTTGCCCTTGATTAATGTGGCCAGCCCCGCTTATCTTGCCCGTTATGGCATGCCCCAGACACCTGCGGACCTGGAAAATCATCAAGTGGTGCGTTATGCCTCGCCCACCAGTGAACGTGTGGCTCCTTGGGAATGGATGGAGCAGGACAAGCGTCAGGTGCTGGATCTGCCAGGCCGTGTGACGGTGAATAATGCCGAGGCCTATATCGCCTGTTGTTTGTCTGGTTTGGGGCTGATTCAGATTCCTGCCTACGATGTGCAGGCGCATTTGCAGGCAGGCGAATTGGTGGAAGTGCTGCCGGATCACCGCGCCGCCCCTATGCCCATGTCCTTGCTGTATTTGCACCGCCAACACTTGTCGCGCCGCTTTCAGGTGTTCGCGGATTGGCTGGAAACCTTGCTGCGGCATTCCGCCTTGGAATGA
- a CDS encoding GNAT family N-acetyltransferase, whose translation MRATDWDWIQQWFQDEDLNRELGPLDQEWLDHVLNQSDGVQLVAEQNGQPIGLIGCAWGDGRNLPHAITDIAVAPPLRGNGQAGAMLEAVLAWPGHPPCRKWVAFVFPENQRACRFFTRLGWEHVDFADGMNEFEYKCAGSEPGQP comes from the coding sequence ATGCGTGCGACAGACTGGGACTGGATACAGCAATGGTTTCAGGACGAGGACTTGAACCGCGAGTTGGGGCCACTGGATCAGGAGTGGCTGGACCACGTCTTGAATCAAAGCGATGGTGTCCAACTGGTTGCTGAGCAGAATGGTCAGCCCATTGGTTTGATTGGATGTGCCTGGGGTGATGGGCGAAATCTGCCACACGCAATTACCGATATTGCCGTTGCGCCGCCATTACGCGGCAATGGTCAGGCCGGGGCCATGCTGGAAGCGGTATTGGCTTGGCCGGGCCATCCCCCATGTCGTAAATGGGTGGCCTTTGTGTTCCCGGAAAATCAGCGAGCCTGCCGTTTTTTTACGCGCCTGGGTTGGGAACACGTGGACTTTGCCGATGGCATGAACGAGTTCGAGTACAAGTGCGCGGGTTCAGAACCAGGTCAACCCTGA
- a CDS encoding calcium:proton antiporter — MAHPASSSSPLITPITWLRLLGSWSIVVLFMIFGGQWLGDSLNGTTAAIVFLVLFVTILAASFGVVREADHLAHQLGEPYGTLILTLSIVLIEVILIASVLLGPGDFPTIGRDSIYAVMMIILNLITGLCLIAGAARNGDQEFNHQGTNTYLSMIVLLTSVGLILPNYTSNAGEFSTTQAIGISVLTGLVYAIFLYLQMGSHRHDYVQPNQVVQNSEDELPAPRDPQATRAMLIRSLVLIALILPIVLLAHDLAIVTDYGIAASGAPVAVGGVLIAIIVFTPESITAIKAAMNNEMQRAINLCLGAFVSTVGLTVPVVLMIGLITGKQVIMGISNTEIVLFVITALLSILSFSGKRTSPIQGYMHLMVFAVFGLLLFYP, encoded by the coding sequence ATGGCCCACCCTGCATCATCTTCCTCTCCACTCATTACCCCTATCACCTGGCTGCGTCTGCTTGGTTCCTGGTCCATTGTTGTCCTGTTCATGATTTTTGGCGGGCAATGGCTAGGAGACTCCCTGAACGGCACTACGGCGGCCATCGTCTTTCTGGTGCTGTTTGTGACTATCTTGGCGGCCTCGTTTGGCGTGGTCCGTGAAGCCGATCACCTGGCCCATCAACTAGGCGAGCCCTACGGCACCCTGATCCTGACCCTGTCCATTGTGCTGATCGAAGTCATCCTGATTGCCTCGGTACTGCTGGGGCCGGGCGACTTTCCCACCATAGGTCGGGACTCCATCTACGCCGTCATGATGATCATCCTGAACCTGATCACCGGCCTGTGTCTGATTGCTGGCGCGGCGCGCAATGGCGACCAGGAGTTCAACCACCAAGGCACCAACACCTATTTGTCCATGATCGTCCTGCTGACCAGTGTGGGCCTGATTCTGCCCAACTACACCAGCAATGCAGGCGAATTCAGCACAACCCAGGCCATCGGCATTTCGGTGCTGACAGGTCTGGTCTATGCCATCTTTCTGTATCTGCAAATGGGCAGCCACCGTCATGACTATGTGCAGCCCAACCAGGTGGTGCAGAACTCTGAAGATGAGCTACCCGCACCACGTGATCCCCAGGCTACCCGCGCCATGCTGATACGCAGCCTGGTGTTAATCGCCTTGATCTTGCCAATTGTCCTGCTGGCACACGATCTGGCCATTGTGACGGACTACGGGATCGCCGCTTCGGGCGCCCCTGTTGCTGTCGGTGGTGTGCTAATCGCAATTATCGTGTTCACCCCCGAGTCCATTACCGCCATCAAGGCGGCCATGAACAATGAAATGCAACGGGCGATCAACCTGTGTCTGGGGGCCTTCGTCTCTACCGTGGGGCTGACTGTGCCGGTGGTGCTGATGATTGGTCTGATCACCGGCAAGCAAGTGATCATGGGCATCAGCAACACAGAAATCGTGCTGTTTGTGATCACGGCACTGCTCAGTATCTTGAGCTTTAGCGGCAAACGAACCTCACCCATTCAGGGTTATATGCACCTGATGGTTTTCGCGGTGTTCGGGCTGCTGCTGTTTTATCCCTGA
- a CDS encoding DNA-binding response regulator: MNKYATIKYQPDQKIRILLISNNTRQHEQLLQALLAGAFRVSVAADGVQGYTKAQLTLPELILMDKQLTGIDALSLTHMLQGLKATAQIPIIILDSRMDGSSDECVTFLKAGAVDYIGNPYAVDEVKERINVPLRCPKQMTPALVSGKAQSQRPSTTAETSMLIHAIQKTIDANLGAPPSQKELCDMFKISRRKIMNIFQRNFGLSVSSYIRLQRMYRAEYLLKTTALKIDVIATDLGFSSPANFSTAFKTYAGVAPGKFRQAIEKNKPYTENTPCIRPMGPPFFSSGWCPP; the protein is encoded by the coding sequence TTGAACAAATACGCCACTATAAAGTATCAGCCAGATCAAAAAATCAGGATTCTGCTGATCTCCAATAACACTCGACAGCACGAACAACTTCTTCAAGCCCTGCTGGCTGGTGCTTTTCGGGTTTCTGTTGCTGCTGACGGAGTGCAAGGATATACCAAGGCCCAGTTAACGCTACCGGAACTTATCCTGATGGATAAGCAATTGACGGGGATAGATGCTTTGTCCTTGACCCATATGCTGCAAGGATTAAAAGCCACGGCCCAAATCCCCATCATCATTCTGGATTCGCGCATGGACGGCAGCAGTGATGAGTGCGTCACTTTTTTAAAGGCAGGTGCGGTTGATTACATTGGCAATCCGTATGCGGTAGATGAGGTCAAGGAACGTATCAACGTGCCCTTGCGCTGCCCCAAGCAGATGACACCTGCGCTCGTGTCGGGCAAGGCGCAAAGCCAGCGCCCCAGCACGACGGCTGAAACCAGCATGCTGATCCATGCCATTCAGAAAACCATTGATGCCAATCTGGGCGCACCGCCCAGCCAAAAAGAACTGTGCGATATGTTCAAGATTTCGCGTCGAAAAATCATGAATATATTTCAGCGTAACTTTGGCTTAAGTGTAAGCAGTTATATCCGATTACAGCGTATGTATCGGGCCGAGTATTTGCTGAAAACCACGGCCTTGAAAATTGATGTGATTGCAACTGATTTGGGATTTTCCAGCCCGGCCAATTTCTCTACCGCATTCAAAACCTATGCGGGAGTCGCTCCTGGAAAATTCCGTCAAGCTATTGAGAAGAACAAACCCTATACGGAAAACACACCATGTATTCGCCCCATGGGCCCACCTTTTTTCTCATCGGGTTGGTGTCCGCCATAA
- a CDS encoding 2-hydroxychromene-2-carboxylate isomerase, with protein MNTPGIHYYFWMNSDWAYLGADRLEAIAHKHGIPIHYKPVDLPQVYARTGGVLLGQRSPERQAYRIAELQRWCRKLGIHVNPTPRFMCPDATLASTLVIAVNQAGLPVLDLYKAILRAQWCEEQNIADPAQLARILQAQQLDADYWLAQAPLMQAQYQAHTEEAIAAGVFGSPSYVYQGELFWGQDRLEMLDEAIALHPASA; from the coding sequence ATGAACACGCCCGGTATTCACTACTACTTCTGGATGAATTCGGACTGGGCGTACCTGGGGGCTGACAGGCTGGAAGCGATTGCCCACAAGCATGGCATCCCTATCCATTACAAACCCGTGGATTTGCCGCAGGTCTATGCGCGTACAGGCGGCGTCCTGCTGGGACAGCGCTCCCCCGAGCGACAGGCCTATCGAATTGCTGAGTTGCAGCGCTGGTGTCGCAAGCTGGGCATACACGTGAATCCCACACCGCGCTTCATGTGCCCGGACGCCACGCTGGCTTCCACCCTGGTGATCGCGGTTAATCAGGCTGGCTTGCCGGTACTGGATCTGTACAAAGCCATTCTGCGGGCGCAATGGTGCGAGGAGCAGAACATCGCTGACCCCGCGCAACTGGCCCGAATTCTGCAGGCACAGCAGCTGGATGCAGACTACTGGCTGGCACAGGCACCATTGATGCAAGCGCAGTATCAAGCCCACACCGAAGAGGCCATTGCAGCCGGTGTCTTCGGCTCACCTTCCTACGTGTATCAAGGCGAGCTGTTCTGGGGCCAGGACAGGCTGGAGATGCTGGACGAAGCCATCGCCCTGCATCCTGCGTCAGCTTGA
- a CDS encoding MFS transporter produces MTMPNNGQARSSRQYVTAGLASMMGTTIEWYDFFLYGTAAALIFNKIFFPAFDPITGTLAAFATYSVGFFARPLGGFVFGHFGDKLGRKSMLLITLFLMGIPTILIGLIPSYESIGYWAAVLLVLMRFLQGIAVGGEWGGAVLMAVEHAPEGKKGFFGSLPQTGVAPGLILSSLAMGAVASLPEEDMLSWGWRLPFLASVVLLLVGWWIRAKVAESPDFEQMSKKGKQVPIPALEVLRHYPREVLLVVGGRLAEVTWFYTVVTFALAYATTTLGVERSVMLDATVWGAFAALFTMPLFGVLGDRIGFKWVFMAGTICMLAFSSTFFSMLGSLDSRTITLALVIAIGLVYAALYGPQGGLFSTQFPPEVRYSGISIAVQVSGAIGGGLAPLVATSLLAYGDGQPDYIVWYLSGLGLIAFASTWFMHGPTHFSLPALSNRKVRT; encoded by the coding sequence ATGACGATGCCTAACAATGGACAGGCGCGTTCGTCGCGCCAGTACGTTACCGCTGGCTTGGCCAGCATGATGGGAACCACCATAGAGTGGTATGACTTTTTCCTGTACGGCACCGCTGCCGCACTGATTTTCAACAAGATCTTTTTCCCCGCCTTTGACCCGATCACGGGCACGCTGGCGGCTTTTGCCACCTACTCCGTGGGCTTTTTCGCCCGTCCTTTGGGAGGATTTGTTTTCGGCCATTTTGGAGACAAACTGGGCCGAAAATCCATGCTACTGATCACGCTCTTTCTGATGGGGATTCCCACCATCCTGATCGGCCTGATTCCCTCTTATGAAAGCATTGGCTACTGGGCCGCTGTGCTGCTGGTCCTGATGCGCTTTCTGCAAGGCATTGCAGTGGGCGGCGAATGGGGCGGCGCTGTGCTGATGGCGGTTGAACATGCCCCGGAAGGCAAGAAAGGCTTTTTCGGCAGCTTGCCGCAAACGGGGGTTGCTCCCGGCCTGATCCTGTCTTCTCTGGCCATGGGAGCGGTCGCCAGCCTGCCTGAAGAAGACATGCTGTCCTGGGGCTGGCGTCTGCCCTTTCTGGCCAGTGTCGTCTTGCTGCTGGTGGGCTGGTGGATACGCGCCAAAGTGGCCGAGTCCCCCGACTTCGAGCAGATGAGCAAAAAGGGCAAGCAGGTTCCGATCCCCGCTCTGGAAGTTCTGCGTCATTACCCGCGTGAAGTCCTGCTGGTCGTGGGGGGCCGTCTGGCTGAAGTGACCTGGTTCTACACCGTGGTGACCTTTGCCCTGGCCTACGCCACCACCACCCTGGGTGTGGAGCGCAGCGTCATGCTGGATGCCACCGTCTGGGGTGCCTTTGCAGCCCTGTTCACCATGCCCCTGTTTGGCGTATTGGGCGACAGAATCGGCTTCAAATGGGTCTTCATGGCCGGCACGATCTGCATGTTGGCGTTCTCCTCCACCTTCTTCTCCATGCTGGGCAGCCTGGACTCCAGGACCATCACCCTGGCTTTGGTGATTGCGATCGGGCTGGTCTATGCCGCGCTGTATGGCCCGCAAGGTGGCCTGTTTTCCACGCAATTTCCACCTGAAGTGCGTTACAGCGGCATCTCCATTGCCGTGCAAGTCTCCGGTGCCATTGGTGGCGGTCTGGCTCCCTTGGTGGCGACTTCCCTGCTGGCCTATGGCGATGGCCAACCCGACTACATCGTCTGGTACCTGAGCGGGCTGGGTCTGATTGCCTTTGCCAGTACCTGGTTCATGCACGGCCCTACGCATTTCTCCCTGCCCGCCCTATCCAACCGAAAGGTGCGCACATGA
- a CDS encoding aldolase, producing MDTPLRDKSYFDERATKEMATHLQQVQRDTRETMAFACRILAMTEQEAGLAGQISVRSERPGAYWTLRFGLGFDEATPEDFIEVDRDLNTLSGEGMANPATRFHLWVYEARPDVNSIIHTHSPWATVLATARQPLVISQMDMTPLHNDCAFLGEWPGVPIADQEGVIISKALGDKRAIILAHHGYLTAGKSCQEATYLSVYLERAARLQVRAQAAFGPLTPVDDTLAAEAHDYLLKPSIVNATFDYWSRQTQGIAPLTKTR from the coding sequence ATGGATACCCCACTCAGAGACAAATCCTATTTTGATGAGCGCGCCACCAAAGAGATGGCCACTCATCTGCAGCAAGTGCAACGCGACACCCGCGAAACCATGGCATTCGCCTGCCGCATCCTGGCCATGACCGAACAGGAAGCCGGTCTGGCGGGCCAGATCAGCGTCCGTTCCGAGCGCCCCGGCGCGTACTGGACCTTGCGCTTTGGTCTGGGTTTTGACGAGGCCACCCCCGAAGACTTCATTGAAGTGGACCGCGACTTGAACACCCTTAGCGGCGAAGGCATGGCCAACCCCGCCACCCGCTTTCACCTGTGGGTCTACGAGGCTCGCCCCGACGTCAATTCCATCATCCACACGCACTCGCCCTGGGCCACGGTGCTGGCCACCGCCCGCCAACCCTTGGTGATTTCGCAAATGGACATGACGCCCCTGCACAATGACTGTGCATTTCTGGGCGAATGGCCCGGTGTGCCCATTGCCGATCAGGAAGGCGTCATCATCTCCAAAGCCCTGGGCGACAAGCGCGCCATTATTCTGGCCCACCACGGTTATCTGACCGCAGGCAAGAGCTGTCAGGAAGCCACCTACCTGTCGGTGTATCTGGAGCGCGCCGCACGCCTGCAAGTACGCGCACAAGCAGCCTTTGGCCCGCTTACGCCGGTGGACGATACCCTGGCGGCCGAAGCGCACGACTATCTGCTCAAGCCCTCCATTGTTAACGCTACCTTTGACTACTGGTCCCGTCAGACCCAAGGCATTGCGCCCTTAACTAAAACTCGCTGA